CAGCGCAGATCAACCCTGACCTCACCCTTTTCGGTGAACTTGATTGCGTTATAGGTCAGGTTAAGGAGTATCTGGCTTAAGCAGCGATGATCCGTATTAATGATAATGTCTTTACACGGCACCATAGCCGTGAATAAGAGGCCCTTGTTTTCGGCCATGGGCCGCAGCGCGGCGGTGACTTCCTGTACGACGCTTCGACAGGAGACCGGCTCCATATGGAGTTCGATCTTACCGGACTCGACCTTTGCGAGATCGAGCAGGTCGTTGATAAGCAGGAGCAGGTGTTTGGCGCTGGTCTGGATATTCCGGAGCTGATTCTCCTGGTCGGTTGTCAGCGGGCCGGGCAGTTTCATCAGGAGCGTACCGGTGAAGCCGATGATGGCATTGAGCGGCGTGCGTAATTCATGGCTCATGCTGGCCAGAAACCGGTCTTTGGCCAGGTTGGCGTTATTCATCTCAAGGTTTTTCTCCCGCAGGGTCTCCTCAAATCGTTTGCGTTCAGTAACGTCGCGGGCCCCTGCGAATACGCCCTGCAGCTTTCCGTCGCGGTCTGCAAATGTGGTCGCGTTATAGCTGACCACCGTCTCACGGCCCTCTTTGCTGCATACCGTGAGTTCATAGTTCGTGACGTTGCCTTTGCTGAGCACCAGTTTGATGCCCTCCTCGGCACGCTGCGGATCAGTAAAGTAATTCTTGAAAGGCGAGCCGATCAGCTCCTCGCGTGTGAAGCCCGTCAGCAGTTCCATCTGCCGGTTGACATCCGTGATGATGCCCACGAGGTCGGTGGTCATCAGGGCGTCGATATTGGATTCGATCAGGGAGCGGGAATAGAACTGCTGATCACGGAGCTGCTGTTCCAGTTTTTTCTGTTCGGTGATGTCGCGGGCCGCGGCAAGGATGCCTACCAGTTTGCCCGCGGCATCCGAAAAAACGCCCGCGTTGAATGACACGCTGATGCGGCGGCCGTGGCGGGTAATTAGGATCAACTCGTAGGCAAGCACCCGGCCCTGTGCGAGCGTTTGCTGCACGCCGGCACGGGCGCGCTCCGGTTCGGTAAAATAGCCGTAGAAACTCGAGTTGATGAGGTGTTTGCGGGAATAACCCGTCAAACGTGTCGACTCTTCGTTAACGTCCGTGATGACGCCGTCGGGGGCGATAGCGAATAATGCGTCGGCACTGGCTTCAATCAGGGAGCGGTTATACGCCTGCTGGTCGACGAGCTGAGTCTGCAGGCGCGCCTGCTGGCTGATGTCGCGGGCGCTGGCGAATATGCCCTGCACCCGCCCGTCGGCGGCGCGGAATATCGAGGCGTTGAAGGAGACCGTGGCCTTTCGGCCGGTTTTCGTCTTGAGGACCAGTTCGTAGTTTGTGACCACGCCTTCGGCTAGAGTGCGTTTGACGCCGGTGCCGGCGCGCACGGGATCGGTGAAGTACTGCCTGAATTGCGAGCCGATCAACTCGTCACGATGATAGCCCGTCATCCGGCACATCTGCTCGTTGACATCGGTGATGAAACCTTCGGGATCAACCGTAATCAGGCCGTCAACCGAGGACTCGATCAGACCGCGCAGATAGGTCTGCTGCTCACGGAGTTGCTCTTCGAGCCGCACGCGGTCGGTGATGTCGCGGGCACTGGCGAATATGCCCCGCACATTGCCCGAAGGGTCTTTAAAGACCGAGGCGTTAAACGAGACCTGCAGGAACCGCCGGGTCCGGCTGATCAGGGTGAGTGCATACTCGGTAACGACACCCTTGTCAAAGGTTTCATTAACGACAGCGACGGCGAGAGCGGGGTCCGTGAAGTAGTCCGAAAACGGCATGCCGATCAGTTCGGCGCGGGTGTACCCGCTCATCTGGCACAAGCGGTCGTTAACGTCGCTGATGGTGCCTTCGGGATCCACCGTGACCAAACCGTCGATGGACGCCTCGATTAGGCCCCGGTTATATGCCTGAGAATCGCGAAGCCGCTGCTCGAGTTTCTTTTGTTCGGTGATGTCGCGGGCCGCCGTGAATACGCCCTGAAGCTTCCCTTCGGCATCCGCAAAGGTGGTGGCGTTATAGCTGACCACCGTCTCGCGGCCTTCTTTGCTGCGTACCGTGAGCTCGTAGTTGGTGACTTTACCTTCGCGCAGCACAAGCCTGATGCCTTCCTCAGCCCGCTCGGGGTCCGTAAAATAGTTCTTCAAAGGCTTTCCGATCAGTTCCTCGCGCGCATGGCCGGTGAGAGCCTCCATTTGCTGATTGACGTCGGTGATAATGCCCAGCGGATCCGTGGTCATCAGCGCGTCGATATTCGATTCAATCAGCGAGCGGGAATAAAACTGCTGATCACTGAGCTGCAGTTCCAATATTTTCTGCTCGGTTATGTCTCGGGCCGAGGCGAAAATGCCGCGTACCTTACCTGAGGCATCATTAAACACGGCGGCGTTGAACGAAACGGGTACCATCCGTCTGTCAGCCGCCTGCAGTGTCAGCACGTAGTTGGTGACCGACCCTTCTTTGAAGGTCAAACGCACGCCTTCCGCCGCGAGCTCGCGCTCCTTGAAGTAGGTCGGGAAGAAGGAGCCGATGAGCTGGTTGCGCGAGCGTCCGGCCATGCTGCACATCGTATCATTCACGTCGGTGATCACCATCGCTTCGTCCACGGTGACCAGGCCGTCCACGCTGGCTTCGATAAGGCCGCGGTTGTATGCGCGCTCCTCGGCCAACTGCCCCTGGAGCCGGGACTGTTCGGTGATATCCCGGGCGCTCGCGAAAATCCCACGCACGGCGCCCGACTCGTCTTTGAAGATAGCCGCGTTAAGAGAGACCAGTTGCTCCCTGCCGTCCTTG
This window of the Bacillota bacterium genome carries:
- a CDS encoding PAS domain S-box protein: MKDKLFSEDEIKRIRDAVEFTSNVLESSTEYSIIGKDLEGKILLWNEGARRIYGYESEEVVGKANSSILHTEEDVMAGKPQEILDAALHNGKWEGTIDRRRKSGEIFAARVVITPRRDDSGQPIGFLLISKDISHEMHFTEQLRKAKLFDSAIVSNAQEAVDFITNILESSTEYSVIGKDLDGKILLWNEGARRLYGYEPEEVVGKANSSILHTEEDVNDGKPPEILDAALHNGKWEGTIDRRRKNGELFKARVVITPRRDSLGRAIGFLLISKDISDEIRLTEQLKATQFYTRSLIESNIDALMATDPVGIISDVNKQMVTLTGYTRDELIGSPFKNYFTDPQRAEEGIKLVLREGKVTNYELTALSRTGRMTVVSYNASTFRDAEGRLQGVFAAARDITEQKELEQRLRDSEAYNRGLIEASVDGLVTVDPAGMISDVNARMCQMTGYSREELIGTPFMDYFVDSESANLGVGQTFDEGMITDYTLTMATRDGRQLVVSLNASVFKDPAGDVRGIFASARDITEQARLQKQLSEERTYNRGLIEASLDGLITVDPMLNITDVNETMCRISGYSRHELVGTPFPDYFTDPKRAAEGVRLTLDKGAVTNYELMLHSKDGREQLVSLNAAIFKDESGAVRGIFASARDITEQSRLQGQLAEERAYNRGLIEASVDGLVTVDEAMVITDVNDTMCSMAGRSRNQLIGSFFPTYFKERELAAEGVRLTFKEGSVTNYVLTLQAADRRMVPVSFNAAVFNDASGKVRGIFASARDITEQKILELQLSDQQFYSRSLIESNIDALMTTDPLGIITDVNQQMEALTGHAREELIGKPLKNYFTDPERAEEGIRLVLREGKVTNYELTVRSKEGRETVVSYNATTFADAEGKLQGVFTAARDITEQKKLEQRLRDSQAYNRGLIEASIDGLVTVDPEGTISDVNDRLCQMSGYTRAELIGMPFSDYFTDPALAVAVVNETFDKGVVTEYALTLISRTRRFLQVSFNASVFKDPSGNVRGIFASARDITDRVRLEEQLREQQTYLRGLIESSVDGLITVDPEGFITDVNEQMCRMTGYHRDELIGSQFRQYFTDPVRAGTGVKRTLAEGVVTNYELVLKTKTGRKATVSFNASIFRAADGRVQGIFASARDISQQARLQTQLVDQQAYNRSLIEASADALFAIAPDGVITDVNEESTRLTGYSRKHLINSSFYGYFTEPERARAGVQQTLAQGRVLAYELILITRHGRRISVSFNAGVFSDAAGKLVGILAAARDITEQKKLEQQLRDQQFYSRSLIESNIDALMTTDLVGIITDVNRQMELLTGFTREELIGSPFKNYFTDPQRAEEGIKLVLSKGNVTNYELTVCSKEGRETVVSYNATTFADRDGKLQGVFAGARDVTERKRFEETLREKNLEMNNANLAKDRFLASMSHELRTPLNAIIGFTGTLLMKLPGPLTTDQENQLRNIQTSAKHLLLLINDLLDLAKVESGKIELHMEPVSCRSVVQEVTAALRPMAENKGLLFTAMVPCKDIIINTDHRCLSQILLNLTYNAIKFTEKGEVRVDLRCNCNNGLQRIEFSVIDTGIGIEREDQEKLFHAFSQVNRSGFGGHEGTGLGLHLSQKLAELLGGRITFQSQFGKGSEFTFVINEENEVSIH